Proteins encoded within one genomic window of Streptomyces kaniharaensis:
- the hpnD gene encoding presqualene diphosphate synthase HpnD: MAAYRYCEAVTGLQARNFSYGIRLLPEPKRLAMSALYALARRVDDIGDGDLPADRKAEALLRTRELLDGIRAGAVAEDDTDPIKVALADAARRFPIPLGGFDELIDGVEMDLKGAEYQTYEELKVYCRCVAGAIGRLSLGVYGCDDPERGAQYADTLGLALQLTNILRDLREDALNGRTYLPGEDLVRFGCQQGFAQPLPPAGADFTGLVAFEAARAQAAFEEGLRLLPMLDRRSRACTAAMAGIYHRLLGRIAADPESVLRGRVSLPGWEKAYVALSGLAGGRS; this comes from the coding sequence ATGGCGGCGTACCGGTACTGCGAGGCAGTCACCGGGCTGCAGGCGCGCAACTTCAGCTACGGCATCCGCCTGCTGCCCGAGCCGAAGCGGCTGGCCATGTCAGCCCTGTACGCCCTGGCCCGCCGGGTGGACGACATCGGCGACGGGGACCTGCCCGCCGACCGCAAGGCGGAGGCGCTGCTGCGCACCCGGGAACTGCTGGACGGGATCCGCGCCGGCGCGGTCGCCGAGGACGACACCGACCCGATCAAGGTCGCCCTGGCGGACGCGGCCCGGCGCTTCCCGATCCCGCTCGGCGGCTTCGACGAGCTGATCGACGGCGTCGAGATGGACCTCAAGGGCGCCGAGTACCAGACGTATGAGGAGCTGAAGGTCTACTGCCGGTGCGTGGCCGGCGCGATCGGCCGGCTCTCGCTCGGCGTGTACGGCTGCGACGACCCGGAGCGCGGGGCGCAGTACGCCGACACCCTGGGCCTGGCTCTCCAGCTCACCAACATCCTGCGCGACCTGCGCGAGGACGCCCTGAACGGCCGCACCTACCTGCCCGGCGAGGACCTGGTCCGATTCGGCTGCCAGCAGGGCTTCGCGCAGCCGCTGCCGCCCGCCGGTGCCGACTTCACCGGCCTGGTGGCCTTCGAGGCCGCCCGCGCCCAGGCCGCGTTCGAGGAGGGCCTGCGACTGCTGCCGATGCTCGACCGCCGCAGCCGGGCCTGCACCGCCGCGATGGCGGGCATCTACCACCGGCTGCTCGGCCGGATCGCCGCCGACCCCGAGTCGGTGCTGCGCGGCCGGGTCTCGCTGCCGGGCTGGGAGAAGGCGTACGTGGCGCTTTCCGGGCTCGCCGGGGGGCGTTCTTGA
- a CDS encoding aspartate aminotransferase family protein: MPADPDRSEGRFDLAALIAERGAERYELHGRYLNPQLPRMLHTIGFDKYYERAQGPYFYDAEGNEYLDMLAGFGIFALGRHHPVVRSAIRQVMDLDLPDLVRFDCSPLPGLLAERLLSYAPGLDRVFFGNSGTEAVETALKFARYATGRKRILYADHAFHGLTAGSLSVNGESGFRKGFDPLLPDTPIPLGDLASLAKELKRGDVAALIVEPIQGKGVHAPPPGWLRAAQDLLHEHKALLICDEVQTGIGRTGEFFAYQYEEGVLPDLVCAAKALSGGYVPVGATLGKNWIFEKVYSSMDRVLVHSASFGSNAQAMAAGLATLEVMRDEKVVENARRVGDHFRDRLAALVDKYELLAQVRGKGLMIGIEFGRPKSLKLRTGWTALQAARKGLFAQMVVVPLLQRHRILTQVSGDHLEVIKLIPPLIITERDVDRFVAAFTEVMDDAHRGNGLMWDFGRTLVKQAVGNR, encoded by the coding sequence ATGCCGGCTGACCCCGACCGTTCTGAAGGCCGCTTCGACCTCGCCGCGCTGATCGCCGAGCGCGGCGCCGAGCGGTACGAGCTGCACGGCCGCTACCTCAACCCGCAGCTGCCGCGGATGCTGCACACCATCGGCTTCGACAAGTACTACGAGCGCGCCCAGGGCCCGTACTTCTACGACGCCGAGGGCAACGAGTACCTCGACATGCTGGCCGGCTTCGGGATCTTCGCACTCGGCCGCCACCACCCGGTGGTGCGTTCGGCGATCCGGCAGGTGATGGACCTCGACCTGCCCGACCTTGTCCGCTTCGACTGCTCGCCGCTGCCCGGCCTGCTCGCCGAACGGTTGCTCTCGTACGCCCCCGGGTTGGACCGGGTTTTCTTCGGCAACAGCGGTACCGAGGCGGTCGAGACCGCGCTCAAGTTCGCCCGCTACGCCACCGGCCGCAAGCGGATCCTCTACGCCGACCACGCCTTCCACGGGCTGACCGCCGGCTCGCTCTCCGTCAACGGGGAGAGCGGCTTCCGCAAGGGCTTCGACCCGCTGCTGCCCGACACCCCCATCCCGCTCGGCGATCTCGCGTCGCTGGCCAAGGAGTTGAAGCGCGGCGACGTCGCGGCCCTGATCGTCGAGCCGATCCAGGGCAAGGGCGTGCACGCACCGCCGCCCGGCTGGCTGCGCGCCGCGCAGGATCTCCTGCACGAGCACAAGGCGCTGCTGATCTGCGACGAGGTGCAGACCGGGATCGGCCGCACCGGCGAGTTCTTCGCCTACCAGTACGAGGAGGGCGTGCTGCCCGACCTGGTCTGCGCGGCCAAGGCCCTCTCGGGCGGGTACGTGCCGGTCGGGGCGACGCTCGGCAAGAACTGGATCTTCGAGAAGGTGTACTCCTCGATGGACCGGGTGCTGGTGCACTCGGCCAGCTTCGGCTCCAACGCCCAGGCGATGGCGGCCGGGCTGGCGACCCTGGAGGTGATGCGCGACGAGAAGGTGGTCGAGAACGCCCGCCGGGTCGGCGACCACTTCCGGGACCGGCTTGCCGCGCTGGTCGACAAGTACGAGCTGTTGGCGCAGGTGCGCGGCAAGGGACTCATGATCGGCATCGAGTTCGGCCGGCCGAAGTCGCTCAAGCTGCGCACCGGGTGGACCGCGCTCCAGGCGGCCCGCAAGGGGCTGTTCGCCCAGATGGTGGTGGTGCCGCTGCTCCAGCGGCACCGGATCCTGACCCAGGTGTCCGGCGACCACCTGGAGGTGATCAAGCTGATCCCGCCGCTGATCATCACCGAGCGGGACGTGGACCGGTTCGTGGCCGCCTTCACGGAGGTCATGGACGATGCGCACCGGGGGAACGGCCTGATGTGGGACTTCGGGCGGACGTTGGTGAAGCAGGCGGTCGGCAACCGCTGA
- the hpnE gene encoding hydroxysqualene dehydroxylase HpnE — protein MTGRVDAARPAAVVVGGGLAGITAALRLAEAGHKVTLAEGRPRLGGLAFSFRRGELTVDNGQHVFLRCCTAYRGLLDRLGATRLVHVQDRLDVPVLSVAGPADSPVRTLGRLRRAGLPVPLHLACSLARYPHLGPADRARVVRGALALQNLDLADPALDRVSFGAWLRRHGQNERTLAALWDLVGVATLNARADQVSLALAAMVFKTGLLSDPGASDIGIAAVPLGAIHHDRALAELERAGVTVLLRARVTELKPGAPQHAVRLEGDELLTADTVVLAGAQDSAAALLPPEAVAGQDRLAAFGTSPILNVHVIYDRKVLRRPFFGALDSPVQWVFDRTPHSGLAGTALGREYPGAQYLALSQSAVQDEIDLPVAELRARYLPELARLLPAAAGAEVLDFFVTRERTATFDPAPGSATLRPSARTNVPGLLLAGSWTATGWPATMEGAVRSGHAAADAALAAAGTRLPVDRGDGRWPR, from the coding sequence ATGACCGGGCGAGTCGATGCCGCCCGCCCGGCCGCCGTCGTGGTCGGCGGCGGCCTGGCCGGCATCACCGCCGCGCTGCGGCTGGCCGAGGCCGGTCACAAGGTCACCCTGGCCGAGGGCCGGCCCCGCCTCGGCGGGCTGGCCTTCTCCTTCCGGCGCGGCGAGCTGACCGTCGACAACGGCCAGCACGTCTTCCTGCGCTGCTGCACCGCCTACCGCGGCCTGCTCGACCGGCTCGGCGCCACCCGGCTCGTCCACGTCCAGGACCGCCTGGACGTCCCGGTGCTGTCCGTCGCCGGGCCCGCGGACTCCCCCGTGCGCACCCTCGGCCGGCTGCGCCGGGCCGGCCTGCCCGTTCCGCTGCACCTGGCTTGCAGCCTCGCCCGCTACCCGCACCTCGGCCCGGCCGACCGCGCCCGGGTCGTCCGCGGCGCGCTCGCCCTCCAGAACCTGGACCTCGCCGACCCGGCGCTGGACCGGGTCTCCTTCGGCGCGTGGCTGCGCCGCCACGGCCAGAACGAGCGGACCCTCGCCGCCCTGTGGGACCTGGTCGGCGTCGCCACCCTGAACGCGCGGGCCGATCAGGTGTCGCTGGCCCTGGCCGCGATGGTCTTCAAGACCGGCCTGCTCTCCGACCCGGGCGCCTCCGACATCGGCATCGCCGCGGTCCCGCTCGGCGCGATCCACCACGACCGGGCGCTCGCCGAGCTGGAACGCGCCGGCGTGACGGTGCTGCTGCGCGCCCGCGTGACGGAGCTCAAGCCGGGCGCGCCCCAGCATGCCGTCCGCCTGGAGGGCGACGAGCTGCTCACCGCCGACACCGTCGTCCTGGCCGGCGCCCAGGACAGCGCCGCCGCGCTGCTGCCGCCCGAGGCCGTTGCCGGACAGGACCGGCTGGCCGCCTTCGGCACCTCGCCGATCCTCAACGTCCACGTGATCTACGACCGCAAGGTGCTGCGCCGCCCGTTCTTCGGGGCCCTCGACTCCCCGGTGCAGTGGGTCTTCGACCGCACCCCGCACTCCGGCCTGGCCGGTACCGCCCTCGGCCGGGAGTACCCGGGCGCCCAGTACCTGGCGCTGTCGCAGTCCGCCGTCCAGGACGAGATCGACCTTCCGGTCGCCGAGCTGCGCGCCCGCTACCTGCCGGAGCTCGCCCGGCTGCTGCCCGCCGCTGCCGGCGCCGAGGTGCTGGACTTCTTCGTCACCCGCGAGCGCACCGCCACCTTCGACCCGGCCCCCGGCAGCGCGACGCTGCGCCCGTCGGCCCGGACGAACGTGCCCGGCCTGCTGCTGGCCGGTTCGTGGACGGCCACCGGCTGGCCCGCGACCATGGAGGGAGCCGTGCGCAGCGGCCACGCCGCGGCCGACGCGGCGCTCGCCGCGGCCGGCACCCGGCTCCCGGTGGACCGGGGCGACGGGAGGTGGCCGAGGTGA
- the dxs gene encoding 1-deoxy-D-xylulose-5-phosphate synthase, with protein sequence MSLLSSVTSPADVRKLPAAELPLLADEIRDFLIDAVTRTGGHLGPNLGVVELTIALHRVFDSPYDRIVFDTGHQSYVHKLLTGRQDFSKLRMKGGLSGYPSRAESEHDLVENSHASTALSYADGLAKAAQLLGQHDRRIVAVIGDGALTGGLAWEALNNIADAKDRPVVIVVNDNERSYARTIGGLANHLAALRTTQGYERFLALGKEALQRTPLVGQPIFDALHGAKKGFKDAFAPQGMFEDLGLKYLGPIDGHDLTALESALTKARGFGGPVIVHCLTVKGRGYRPAEQDEADRFHAVNPIDPYTCLPISPTGGVSWTSVFGDEMVALGAERPDLVAITAAMLQPVGLARFAKAYPTRIFDVGIAEQHAVTSAAGLATGGLHPVVAVYATFLNRAFDQVLMDVALHRLGVTFVLDRSGVTGPDGASHNGMWDMSILQVVPGLRLAAPRDADQLRAQLREAVDVADAPTVVRFPKANIGPAVPAVERIGGVDVLLRTGELPEILLVAVGTTASACLDAARLLLAEGFTATVVDPRWVKPVDPALPGLAAAHLLVVTVEDNGRVGGVGAAVAQALRDADVDVPVRVLGLPQAFLGHAARGEILEETGLTGTGVAAQTAVFAKNLLPTRGANPHHAG encoded by the coding sequence ATGTCACTGCTCTCCAGCGTCACATCCCCGGCCGACGTGCGGAAGCTCCCGGCGGCCGAACTGCCGCTGCTCGCCGACGAGATCCGCGACTTCCTGATCGACGCCGTCACCCGGACCGGCGGACACCTCGGCCCCAACCTCGGCGTGGTGGAACTGACCATCGCGCTGCACCGGGTCTTCGACTCCCCCTACGACCGGATCGTCTTCGACACCGGCCACCAGAGCTACGTCCACAAACTGCTCACCGGCCGCCAGGACTTCTCGAAGCTGCGGATGAAGGGCGGCTTGTCCGGCTACCCGTCCCGCGCCGAGTCCGAACACGACCTGGTCGAGAACTCGCACGCCTCCACCGCCCTGTCCTACGCCGACGGCCTCGCCAAGGCCGCCCAGCTGCTCGGCCAGCACGACCGGCGGATCGTGGCGGTCATCGGCGACGGCGCGCTCACCGGCGGGCTCGCCTGGGAGGCGCTCAACAACATCGCCGACGCCAAGGACCGCCCGGTCGTCATCGTCGTCAACGACAACGAACGCTCCTACGCCAGGACGATCGGCGGTCTCGCCAACCACCTCGCCGCCCTGCGCACCACCCAGGGCTACGAACGCTTCCTCGCCCTCGGCAAGGAGGCGCTGCAACGCACCCCGCTCGTCGGCCAGCCGATCTTCGACGCGCTGCACGGCGCCAAGAAGGGGTTCAAGGACGCCTTCGCCCCCCAGGGCATGTTCGAGGACCTCGGACTGAAGTACCTCGGGCCGATCGACGGCCACGACCTGACCGCCCTGGAGTCCGCACTGACCAAGGCTCGCGGCTTCGGCGGCCCGGTCATCGTGCACTGCCTGACCGTCAAGGGGCGCGGCTACCGCCCCGCCGAACAGGACGAGGCGGACCGCTTCCACGCCGTCAACCCGATCGACCCGTACACCTGCCTGCCGATCTCGCCCACCGGCGGCGTCTCCTGGACCTCGGTGTTCGGCGACGAGATGGTGGCGCTCGGCGCGGAGCGGCCCGACCTGGTGGCGATCACCGCGGCGATGCTCCAGCCGGTCGGGCTGGCCCGCTTCGCCAAGGCCTACCCGACCCGCATCTTCGACGTCGGCATCGCCGAGCAGCACGCCGTCACCAGCGCGGCCGGCCTGGCCACCGGCGGCCTCCACCCGGTCGTCGCGGTCTACGCGACGTTCCTCAACCGAGCCTTCGACCAGGTCCTGATGGACGTCGCCCTGCACAGGCTCGGCGTCACCTTCGTCCTCGACCGCTCCGGCGTGACCGGCCCGGACGGCGCCTCGCACAACGGCATGTGGGACATGTCGATCCTCCAGGTCGTCCCCGGCCTGCGGCTGGCCGCCCCGCGCGACGCCGACCAGTTGCGCGCCCAGCTGCGCGAGGCCGTCGACGTCGCCGACGCCCCGACCGTCGTCCGCTTCCCGAAGGCGAACATCGGGCCCGCCGTGCCGGCGGTCGAGCGGATCGGCGGAGTGGACGTCCTGCTGCGCACCGGGGAACTGCCGGAGATCCTGCTGGTCGCGGTCGGCACCACCGCCTCCGCCTGCCTGGACGCCGCCCGGCTGCTGCTCGCCGAGGGCTTCACCGCCACCGTCGTCGACCCGCGGTGGGTCAAGCCCGTGGATCCGGCGCTGCCCGGGCTCGCCGCCGCGCACCTTCTGGTCGTCACCGTCGAGGACAACGGCCGGGTGGGTGGCGTCGGCGCCGCCGTGGCCCAGGCGCTGCGCGACGCCGACGTGGACGTGCCGGTACGGGTGCTCGGCCTGCCGCAGGCGTTCCTCGGCCACGCAGCGCGCGGCGAGATCCTGGAGGAGACCGGGCTGACCGGCACCGGGGTCGCGGCCCAGACCGCCGTCTTCGCCAAGAACCTGCTACCGACCCGAGGAGCGAACCCGCACCATGCCGGCTGA
- a CDS encoding DUF6343 family protein, whose translation MRTTTPRRWRSGTEPSNARSDLKLRYLLSLTFTPLFALATAAFAVWAANSPAYGAPSRGTLTGFAVACGLLTLFAAVDLVVVIRRRRTEL comes from the coding sequence ATGCGCACCACGACCCCGCGACGCTGGCGCAGCGGTACCGAGCCCTCGAACGCCCGCAGCGACCTCAAGCTCCGCTACCTGCTGTCGCTGACCTTCACCCCGCTGTTCGCCCTGGCGACAGCGGCCTTCGCCGTCTGGGCGGCCAACTCCCCCGCGTACGGCGCTCCCAGCCGGGGCACCCTCACCGGCTTCGCCGTCGCGTGCGGCCTGCTCACCCTGTTCGCCGCCGTCGATCTCGTGGTGGTCATCCGGCGCCGCCGGACCGAGCTCTGA
- the shc gene encoding squalene--hopene cyclase, whose protein sequence is MTATADGRLDPEYDSEPVAVGDRPPALLEAGRWRPEDADPPRPGGEADRAAADARDALARATTHLLALQSPEGWWKGDLETNVTMDAEDLLLRQFLGIRTEEQTKASAEWIRSQQREDGTWSTFHGGPPELSTTVEAYVALKLAGDDPNAPHMLAAARYVRSAGGIAAARVFTRIWLALFGWWPWERLPEMPPEIIFLPKWLPLNIYAFGCWARQTIVPLTIVSAHRPVRPAPFALTELHTDPDHPFPDRPLAPATTWDGLFERLDKVLHAYRRRALRPLRRHAIAQARRWIVERQEADGCWGGIQPPAVYSLIALHLEGYELEHPVMRAGLASFDRFTVHTEDGRRWLEACQSPVWDTCLATIALVDAGVPADHPALVSAVDWMLGEEIRKRGDWAVRRPSLDPGGWAFEFENDTYPDIDDTAEVVLALCRVAHPDPEKVGGAVDRGVLWNLGMQSKNGAWGAFDVDNTSTLPNKLPFCDFGEVVDPPSADVTAHVVEMLAEVGWAGDPRTKRGVEWLLRNQEADGSWFGRWGTNYIYGTGSVLPALVAAGVPDEHPAIRQAVRWLEDRQNGDGGWGEDMRSYDDPAHWAGRGESTASQTAWALMALLAAGEGPDGRANPAVERGVDWLVRTQLPEGTWDEPQFTGTGFPWDFSINYHLYRLVFPVTALGRYLGGRRTAGRESGAAPAIGAAR, encoded by the coding sequence TTGACAGCAACCGCGGACGGCCGGCTCGACCCTGAGTACGATTCCGAGCCGGTCGCGGTGGGCGACCGCCCCCCGGCGCTGCTGGAGGCCGGGCGGTGGCGGCCGGAAGACGCCGACCCGCCGCGGCCGGGCGGCGAGGCGGACCGCGCGGCGGCCGACGCCCGGGACGCCCTGGCCCGCGCCACCACCCACCTGCTCGCGCTGCAGAGCCCCGAAGGCTGGTGGAAGGGCGACCTGGAGACCAACGTCACCATGGACGCCGAGGACTTACTGCTCCGGCAGTTCCTCGGAATCCGGACCGAGGAACAGACCAAGGCCAGCGCCGAGTGGATCCGCTCCCAGCAGCGCGAGGACGGCACCTGGTCCACCTTCCACGGCGGGCCGCCCGAACTGTCCACCACGGTCGAGGCGTACGTCGCCCTCAAACTCGCCGGCGACGACCCGAACGCCCCGCACATGCTGGCCGCCGCACGCTACGTCCGCTCCGCCGGGGGCATCGCCGCCGCCCGGGTCTTCACCCGGATCTGGCTCGCGCTCTTCGGCTGGTGGCCCTGGGAACGGCTCCCGGAGATGCCGCCCGAGATCATCTTCCTGCCCAAGTGGCTCCCGCTGAACATCTACGCCTTCGGCTGCTGGGCCCGCCAGACCATCGTCCCGCTGACCATCGTCTCGGCCCACCGCCCGGTACGCCCCGCGCCCTTCGCGCTCACCGAGCTGCACACCGACCCGGACCACCCCTTCCCCGACCGGCCGCTCGCCCCCGCCACCACCTGGGACGGTCTCTTCGAGCGGCTCGACAAGGTCCTGCACGCCTATCGCCGCCGCGCGCTGCGCCCGCTGCGCCGACACGCCATCGCGCAGGCCCGCCGCTGGATCGTCGAACGGCAGGAGGCCGACGGCTGCTGGGGCGGCATCCAGCCCCCGGCCGTCTACTCGCTGATCGCCCTGCACCTGGAGGGCTACGAGCTGGAGCATCCGGTGATGCGGGCCGGGCTCGCCTCCTTCGACCGCTTCACGGTGCACACCGAGGACGGCCGGCGCTGGCTGGAGGCCTGCCAGTCCCCGGTCTGGGACACCTGCCTGGCCACCATCGCCCTGGTCGACGCCGGGGTGCCGGCCGACCACCCGGCGCTGGTCTCCGCCGTCGACTGGATGCTCGGCGAGGAGATCCGAAAGCGCGGCGACTGGGCGGTGCGGCGCCCCTCGCTGGACCCGGGCGGCTGGGCCTTCGAGTTCGAGAACGACACCTACCCCGACATCGACGACACCGCCGAGGTGGTGCTCGCGCTGTGCCGGGTCGCCCACCCCGACCCGGAGAAGGTCGGCGGGGCGGTGGACCGCGGGGTCCTGTGGAACCTCGGCATGCAGTCCAAGAACGGCGCCTGGGGCGCCTTCGACGTCGACAACACCAGCACGCTGCCGAACAAGCTGCCGTTCTGCGACTTCGGCGAGGTGGTCGACCCGCCGTCCGCCGACGTCACCGCCCACGTGGTGGAGATGCTCGCAGAGGTGGGCTGGGCGGGGGACCCGCGCACCAAGCGCGGCGTCGAGTGGCTGCTGCGCAACCAGGAGGCCGACGGGTCCTGGTTCGGCCGCTGGGGCACCAACTACATCTACGGCACCGGCTCGGTGCTGCCCGCCCTGGTCGCGGCCGGCGTCCCGGACGAGCACCCGGCGATCCGCCAGGCCGTGCGCTGGCTGGAGGACCGGCAGAACGGCGACGGCGGCTGGGGCGAGGACATGCGCTCCTACGACGACCCGGCGCACTGGGCCGGGCGCGGCGAGTCCACCGCCTCGCAGACCGCGTGGGCGCTGATGGCGCTGCTCGCGGCCGGCGAGGGGCCGGACGGTCGGGCCAACCCGGCGGTGGAGCGCGGGGTGGACTGGCTGGTCCGCACCCAGCTGCCCGAGGGCACCTGGGACGAGCCGCAGTTCACCGGCACCGGCTTCCCGTGGGACTTCTCCATCAACTACCACCTGTACCGGCTCGTCTTCCCCGTCACCGCGCTCGGCCGCTACCTGGGCGGCCGCCGCACGGCCGGCCGGGAGAGCGGCGCCGCCCCGGCGATCGGGGCGGCGCGGTGA
- a CDS encoding polyprenyl synthetase family protein, translated as MESRTGIAVGGTAHAEPVSVPELLARSRTLCTPPLRAAVARLAAPMDTVAAYHFGWIDRDGTPVTGDGGKAVRPALALLSARAAGAPSEVGVAGGVAVELVHNFSLLHDDLMDGDETRRHRATAWTVFGPAQAILVGDALATLGTEVLLDAGVAGRASATDAARAVRLLTTATRRLIDGQAMDVAFEQRDSVTVAECLEMEGGKTGALLAAASAIGAVLAGADDKVSDSLQRYGHHLGLAFQAVDDLLGIWGATEVTGKPHWGDLRQRKKSLPVAAALAEGGAASRRLAEELADPKGRGEESEPELAARAALIEEAGGRAWTQEEARRQHTTALAALDEVPMSDEVREHFVALAEFVVVRER; from the coding sequence GTGGAGTCACGCACCGGCATCGCCGTCGGAGGCACGGCGCACGCCGAACCGGTCTCGGTGCCGGAGCTGCTCGCCCGCAGCCGCACGCTCTGCACCCCGCCGCTGCGCGCCGCCGTCGCCCGTTTGGCCGCACCGATGGACACCGTCGCGGCGTACCACTTCGGCTGGATCGACCGGGACGGCACCCCGGTCACGGGGGACGGCGGCAAGGCCGTCCGCCCGGCCCTGGCGCTGCTGTCGGCCCGGGCGGCGGGTGCGCCGTCCGAGGTCGGGGTGGCCGGTGGGGTCGCCGTTGAACTGGTGCACAACTTCTCCCTGCTCCATGATGATCTGATGGACGGTGACGAGACCCGGCGCCACCGGGCCACCGCCTGGACGGTCTTCGGCCCGGCCCAGGCGATCCTGGTCGGCGACGCCCTGGCGACGCTCGGGACGGAGGTGCTGCTCGACGCCGGCGTGGCCGGCAGGGCGAGCGCCACCGACGCCGCGCGCGCCGTCCGGCTGCTCACCACCGCCACCCGCCGGCTCATCGACGGCCAGGCCATGGACGTCGCCTTCGAGCAGCGGGACAGCGTCACCGTCGCCGAGTGCCTGGAGATGGAGGGCGGCAAGACCGGCGCCCTGCTCGCCGCCGCCTCGGCGATCGGCGCCGTGCTGGCCGGGGCCGACGACAAGGTCTCCGACTCCCTCCAGCGCTACGGCCACCACCTGGGCCTGGCCTTCCAGGCGGTGGACGACCTGCTCGGCATCTGGGGCGCCACCGAGGTCACCGGCAAGCCGCACTGGGGCGACCTGCGCCAGCGCAAGAAGTCCCTGCCGGTCGCCGCCGCCCTGGCCGAGGGCGGCGCCGCCTCCCGCAGGCTGGCCGAAGAGCTGGCCGACCCGAAGGGCCGCGGCGAGGAGAGCGAGCCCGAACTCGCCGCCCGCGCCGCGCTGATCGAGGAGGCCGGCGGCCGGGCCTGGACCCAGGAGGAGGCCCGCCGCCAGCACACGACTGCCCTCGCCGCCCTGGACGAGGTGCCCATGTCCGACGAGGTGCGCGAGCACTTCGTCGCACTCGCCGAATTCGTGGTGGTACGAGAGAGGTGA
- the hpnH gene encoding adenosyl-hopene transferase HpnH, with translation MAMPLRQTVRVGTYLMQQKLLKRRDKFPLIVELEPLFACNLACEGCGKIQHPAGVLKQRMPVAQAVGAVLESGAPMVSIAGGEPLMHPQIDEIVRQLVERRKYVFLCTNALLLRKKIDKFRPSPYFTFAVHIDGLRERHDESVAKEGTFDEAVAAIKEAKQRGFRVTTNSTFFNTDTPQTVIEVLDYLNDELKVDEMMISPAYAYEKAPDQEHFLGVEQTRDLFRKAFAGGNRKRWRLNHSPLFLDFLEGKKDFECTPWGIPNYSLFGWQRPCYLMADGYVPTYRELVEQTDWSKYGRGRDPRCENCMAHCGYEPTAVLATMGSLKESLRAITETATANRGH, from the coding sequence ATGGCCATGCCGCTGCGCCAGACCGTGCGGGTCGGCACCTACCTCATGCAGCAGAAGCTGCTCAAGCGGCGGGACAAGTTCCCGCTGATCGTCGAGCTCGAACCGCTGTTCGCCTGCAATCTGGCCTGCGAGGGCTGCGGCAAGATCCAGCACCCGGCGGGCGTCCTGAAGCAGCGGATGCCGGTCGCCCAGGCGGTCGGCGCGGTCCTGGAGTCGGGCGCCCCGATGGTCTCGATCGCCGGCGGCGAGCCGCTGATGCACCCGCAGATCGACGAGATCGTCCGCCAGCTGGTCGAGCGCCGCAAGTACGTCTTCCTCTGCACCAACGCCCTGCTGCTGCGCAAGAAGATCGACAAGTTCCGCCCCTCGCCGTACTTCACCTTCGCCGTGCACATCGACGGCTTGCGCGAGCGGCACGACGAGTCGGTGGCCAAGGAGGGCACCTTCGACGAGGCGGTGGCGGCGATCAAGGAGGCCAAGCAGCGAGGCTTCCGGGTCACCACCAACAGCACCTTCTTCAACACCGACACCCCGCAGACCGTCATCGAGGTCCTGGACTACCTCAACGACGAGCTCAAGGTCGACGAGATGATGATCTCCCCGGCCTATGCCTACGAGAAGGCCCCCGACCAGGAGCACTTCCTCGGCGTCGAGCAGACCCGCGACCTCTTCCGCAAGGCCTTCGCCGGCGGCAACCGCAAGCGGTGGCGGCTCAACCACAGTCCGCTCTTCCTGGACTTCCTGGAAGGCAAGAAGGACTTCGAGTGCACCCCCTGGGGCATTCCCAACTACTCGCTGTTCGGCTGGCAGCGGCCGTGCTACCTGATGGCCGACGGCTACGTGCCCACCTACCGCGAGCTCGTCGAGCAGACCGACTGGAGCAAGTACGGCCGCGGCCGGGACCCGCGCTGCGAAAACTGCATGGCCCACTGCGGCTACGAGCCGACCGCGGTGCTCGCCACCATGGGTTCGCTCAAGGAGTCGCTGCGCGCGATCACCGAGACGGCCACCGCCAACCGCGGCCACTGA
- a CDS encoding phosphorylase family protein: MTTAPLLVLCALGPEVWALRGGDWRGASGGPPVLVRTGVGRRRAAHVVRRLLGSAPGGYGAVVVAGFGASVAPGMAPGDVIVADGVRDAEGNLFAVGSAAELVRALKEHGLTAHTGMHHTADHVVRGLERRALHLQGALAVDMEAAAVLATLRELRPALPAAVLRVVVDTPERELLRPGTLPAGVRAWRTLRATVPALVDWHRQELPTVAPDPNHPTSSTLPQEAS, from the coding sequence GTGACCACCGCCCCCCTGCTGGTGCTCTGCGCACTGGGTCCCGAGGTCTGGGCCCTGCGCGGCGGGGACTGGCGCGGCGCCTCGGGCGGGCCGCCGGTGCTGGTCCGTACCGGGGTGGGCCGGCGGCGCGCCGCCCACGTCGTGCGGCGGCTGCTCGGCTCCGCCCCGGGCGGCTACGGCGCGGTCGTGGTGGCCGGCTTCGGCGCGTCCGTCGCCCCCGGGATGGCCCCGGGCGACGTGATCGTCGCCGACGGCGTACGGGACGCGGAGGGCAACCTCTTCGCGGTCGGCTCGGCCGCGGAGCTCGTCCGGGCCCTCAAGGAGCACGGCCTGACCGCGCACACCGGGATGCACCACACCGCCGACCACGTGGTCCGCGGCCTCGAACGGCGGGCCCTGCACCTGCAGGGCGCGCTCGCCGTCGACATGGAGGCCGCCGCCGTCCTGGCCACCCTGCGCGAGCTGCGGCCGGCGCTGCCCGCGGCCGTCCTGCGCGTCGTGGTGGACACCCCCGAGCGCGAGCTGCTGCGGCCCGGCACCCTGCCCGCGGGGGTGCGCGCCTGGCGGACCCTGCGGGCGACCGTCCCCGCCCTCGTCGACTGGCACCGGCAGGAGCTGCCGACCGTCGCCCCGGACCCGAACCACCCCACATCCTCGACGCTCCCTCAGGAGGCGAGCTAG